The following proteins come from a genomic window of Caldisericia bacterium:
- the asnS gene encoding asparagine--tRNA ligase yields MNWVYIEDLKDYVGKDVEIRGWLYNSRFSGKIIFLILRDGTGFAQCVVSLGDVGEEIFERAKKLTLESSLILRGVVREEKRAIGGYEILTKDIEIIQIVENYPIGPKEHGIEFLMENRHLWLRSRKQWAIQRIRNELIKSIRDFFYENKFLLFDSPILTPSACEGTTTLFEIDYFGEKAFLSQSGQLYNEIGAAAFGKVYCFGPTFRAEKSKTRRHLMEFWMVEPEVAFLDLEGNMKLIEDFVSYIVQRVIERKKEELKILERDTSKLEKVKPPFPRITYTEALEILKRKGKEIPWGDDFGGDEETAISEEFEKPVMVYKYPKKCKAFYMKEDPENPDLSLSVDLLAPEGYGEIVGGGQREDSYEKLLKRMEELNIPIGPYEWYLELRKYGTFPHSGFGLGVERTLAWICGIHHVRETIPLPRLLERIYP; encoded by the coding sequence ATGAACTGGGTTTATATTGAAGATTTAAAAGATTATGTTGGAAAGGATGTTGAAATAAGAGGATGGTTATACAATTCAAGGTTTTCAGGAAAGATAATTTTTTTAATTTTAAGAGATGGAACTGGTTTTGCACAATGTGTAGTTTCTCTTGGAGATGTGGGTGAAGAGATTTTTGAAAGAGCAAAAAAATTAACACTTGAATCTTCTTTAATTCTTAGAGGAGTTGTAAGAGAAGAGAAAAGAGCAATTGGTGGTTATGAAATTTTAACAAAAGATATTGAAATAATTCAGATTGTGGAAAATTATCCAATTGGACCAAAAGAGCATGGTATTGAATTTTTAATGGAAAATAGACATCTTTGGCTTCGATCAAGAAAACAATGGGCAATACAAAGAATAAGAAATGAACTTATAAAAAGTATCAGAGATTTCTTTTATGAAAACAAATTTTTACTTTTTGATTCTCCAATTTTAACACCATCTGCATGTGAGGGAACAACTACTCTTTTCGAAATAGATTATTTTGGTGAGAAAGCATTTCTTTCTCAAAGTGGTCAATTATATAATGAGATTGGTGCTGCAGCATTTGGTAAAGTTTATTGTTTTGGACCAACATTTAGAGCAGAAAAATCAAAGACAAGAAGACATCTTATGGAATTTTGGATGGTTGAACCAGAGGTTGCCTTTTTAGATCTTGAAGGAAATATGAAATTAATTGAAGATTTTGTTTCTTATATAGTACAAAGAGTTATTGAGAGAAAAAAAGAGGAATTAAAAATTCTTGAAAGAGATACTTCAAAACTTGAAAAGGTAAAACCTCCTTTTCCAAGGATAACATATACAGAAGCACTTGAAATATTAAAAAGGAAAGGGAAAGAGATACCTTGGGGTGATGATTTTGGAGGAGATGAGGAGACAGCAATATCAGAAGAGTTTGAAAAACCTGTAATGGTCTATAAATATCCAAAAAAATGTAAAGCGTTTTATATGAAAGAGGATCCAGAAAATCCTGATCTTTCACTTTCTGTTGATCTACTTGCTCCTGAAGGATACGGAGAAATTGTTGGTGGTGGACAAAGAGAGGATAGTTATGAAAAACTACTAAAAAGAATGGAAGAATTGAATATTCCAATTGGACCATATGAATGGTATCTTGAATTAAGAAAATATGGTACATTTCCTCATTCTGGATTTGGTCTTGGCGTTGAAAGAACTTTAGCATGGATTTGTGGAATACACCATGTTAGAGAGACAATACCTCTTCCAAGATTACTTGAAAGAATTTATCCATAA